One Microvirga thermotolerans DNA window includes the following coding sequences:
- a CDS encoding cadherin domain-containing protein — MTDTVISADRTVSGANAFEFAADLDTLTVNPGIHVSATGAAGNGIHSTKVGNIVTVAERAEVTSQSEAGILLSGVTATGIGAHSLYVRANALVAGASVGAQLSGSYVTLDNSGEIRGRLGALVGSMNGHDNVVLQKGTIVGTFGDGLFVSGGGLIDNTGVIRGAGSGLTVGGNARIVTVNNSGQIVGTTGVGIDISATGAATINNSGRIEGGISFNGPGVSLYDGRTGVVTGEVYLGDGDDRAYGGAGTEIFKGAGGNDTIDGGGGNDIARFNDSRANYTIATNADGSVTIAHNLPNSDGADLLKNVRFAQFADQTVTLRNSAPANLALSATAVAEDLPAASIVASLSARDADGDAITYSLVADPSGRFRLDGNHLVLTGALDYESQRQHTVTVKAKDAYGGESVQSFTLEVIDTVETTPQSLTGTAAADALTGEAGGDTLLGLAGNDTLRGLAGNDRLSGGLGRDVLAGGAGRDVFVFDTKPGKTNLDRITDFNVAEDTIHLARKVFKGIAKKGVLAKGAFHAGAKAHDADDRVVYDKKTGALFYDADGTGSAAAVQIATLQKNLKMTEKDFYLV, encoded by the coding sequence ATGACCGATACCGTTATTTCCGCCGATCGCACGGTGAGCGGAGCCAACGCCTTCGAATTTGCGGCGGATCTCGACACCCTGACGGTGAACCCGGGGATCCACGTCTCGGCCACCGGCGCCGCGGGGAACGGGATCCATTCCACGAAAGTCGGGAATATCGTGACGGTCGCCGAGCGGGCCGAGGTCACGAGCCAGAGCGAGGCCGGCATCCTGCTCTCGGGCGTCACGGCCACCGGGATCGGCGCGCACAGCCTTTACGTGCGGGCGAACGCCCTGGTTGCCGGCGCGTCCGTGGGCGCGCAGCTTTCCGGCAGTTACGTCACGCTCGACAATTCGGGCGAGATCAGGGGACGGCTGGGGGCCCTGGTTGGGAGCATGAACGGCCATGACAACGTGGTCCTTCAGAAGGGAACCATCGTCGGGACCTTCGGGGACGGACTTTTCGTTTCCGGAGGCGGGCTGATCGACAACACGGGGGTGATCCGGGGCGCGGGTTCGGGGCTGACCGTGGGCGGCAATGCCCGCATCGTCACGGTCAACAACTCCGGGCAGATCGTCGGCACGACCGGTGTCGGGATCGACATCTCGGCCACAGGCGCGGCCACAATCAACAACAGCGGCCGGATCGAGGGCGGCATCAGCTTCAACGGACCCGGGGTCAGCCTCTATGACGGCCGGACCGGCGTGGTGACGGGCGAGGTCTATCTCGGCGACGGCGACGACCGGGCCTATGGCGGCGCCGGGACGGAGATCTTCAAGGGCGCCGGCGGCAACGACACCATCGACGGCGGCGGCGGCAACGACATCGCCCGCTTCAACGACTCGCGCGCGAACTACACGATTGCCACGAACGCGGACGGAAGCGTCACGATCGCCCACAATCTCCCGAATTCGGACGGTGCGGATCTCTTGAAGAACGTGCGCTTTGCGCAGTTCGCCGACCAGACGGTGACGCTCCGCAACAGCGCGCCGGCGAACCTCGCGCTCTCCGCCACCGCCGTCGCCGAGGACCTCCCGGCGGCGTCCATCGTCGCCAGCCTCTCCGCCCGCGACGCGGACGGCGACGCGATCACCTACAGCCTCGTCGCCGACCCGTCCGGCCGCTTCCGCCTCGACGGCAACCATCTCGTGCTCACCGGCGCCCTCGACTACGAGAGCCAGCGCCAGCACACCGTCACCGTCAAGGCGAAGGACGCCTATGGCGGCGAGAGCGTGCAGAGCTTCACCCTCGAGGTGATCGACACGGTCGAGACGACCCCTCAGAGCCTCACCGGCACCGCCGCGGCCGATGCGCTGACCGGCGAGGCGGGCGGCGACACCCTGCTTGGCCTTGCCGGCAACGACACCTTGCGCGGCCTTGCGGGAAACGACCGGCTTTCCGGCGGCCTGGGCCGGGACGTGCTCGCCGGCGGGGCGGGCAGGGACGTGTTCGTGTTCGACACCAAACCGGGCAAGACCAACCTCGACCGGATCACCGACTTCAACGTGGCCGAAGACACGATCCATCTGGCGAGGAAGGTCTTCAAGGGCATCGCCAAGAAGGGCGTGCTGGCGAAGGGCGCGTTCCATGCGGGCGCGAAGGCGCACGATGCGGACGACCGGGTGGTCTACGACAAGAAGACCGGCGCGCTCTTCTACGATGCCGACGGCACCGGCAGCGCGGCGGCGGTGCAGATCGCGACGCTGCAGAAGAACCTCAAGATGACCGAAAAGGACTTCTACCTCGTCTGA
- the rplS gene encoding 50S ribosomal protein L19 produces MNLIQQLEQEQIAKLGKTIPDFQPGDTVIVNVKVKEGDRTRVQAYEGVCIARSGGGLNENFTVRKISYGEGVERVFPVYSPMIDSIKVVRRGAVRRAKLYYLRDRRGKSARIAERSERQDKGEAAPAAAE; encoded by the coding sequence ATGAACCTCATCCAGCAGCTCGAGCAGGAGCAGATCGCCAAGCTCGGCAAGACCATTCCGGACTTCCAGCCCGGCGACACGGTCATCGTCAACGTCAAGGTGAAGGAAGGCGACCGCACCCGCGTGCAGGCCTACGAGGGCGTCTGCATCGCCCGCTCCGGCGGCGGCCTCAACGAGAACTTCACCGTCCGCAAGATTTCCTACGGCGAGGGCGTCGAGCGCGTCTTCCCGGTCTACTCGCCGATGATCGACTCCATCAAGGTCGTGCGCCGCGGCGCCGTCCGCCGCGCGAAGCTCTACTACCTGCGCGACCGCCGCGGGAAGTCGGCCCGCATCGCCGAGCGCTCCGAGCGCCAGGACAAGGGCGAGGCCGCTCCGGCCGCCGCCGAGTAA
- the leuC gene encoding 3-isopropylmalate dehydratase large subunit, which yields MAEPRTLYDKIFDDHVVDRQDDGTCLLYIDRHLVHEVTSPQAFEGLRMAGRKVRQPGKTLAVVDHNVPTTDRSKGIDDPESAMQVETLAQNAREFGVEYYDERDSRQGIVHVVGPEQGFTLPGMTIVCGDSHTSTHGAFGALAHGIGTSEVEHVLATQTLIQKKAKNMRVTVDGQLPPGVTAKDIILAIIGEIGTAGGTGHVIEYAGEAIRSLSMEGRMTVCNMSIEGGARAGMVAPDEKTYAYLKDRPKAPKGEAWDAALRYWDTLRSDEGAFFDAEIHLDAANLPPIVTWGTSPEDVVSITGAVPNPDEIQDENKRLSKWRALEYMGLKPGQKITDIALDRVFIGSCTNGRIEDLRAVAKIVEGRKVHEAVNAMIVPGSGIVKMQAEAEGLDRIFKAAGFEWREPGCSMCLAMNADRLAPHERCASTSNRNFEGRQGFKGRTHLVSPAMAAAAAIAGRFVDIRTWA from the coding sequence ATGGCCGAGCCCCGCACCCTCTACGACAAGATCTTCGACGACCATGTCGTCGACCGGCAGGACGACGGGACGTGCCTTCTCTACATCGACCGCCACCTCGTCCACGAGGTGACGAGCCCGCAGGCCTTCGAGGGCCTGCGCATGGCGGGCCGCAAGGTGCGCCAGCCCGGCAAGACCCTGGCGGTGGTGGACCACAACGTGCCGACGACCGACCGCTCCAAGGGCATCGACGATCCCGAATCCGCCATGCAGGTCGAGACCCTGGCCCAGAACGCGCGGGAGTTCGGCGTCGAGTACTACGACGAGCGCGACAGCCGCCAGGGCATCGTGCACGTGGTGGGCCCGGAGCAGGGCTTCACCCTGCCCGGCATGACCATCGTCTGCGGCGACAGCCACACCTCGACCCACGGCGCCTTCGGCGCGCTCGCCCACGGCATCGGCACCTCGGAGGTCGAGCACGTCCTCGCCACCCAGACGCTGATCCAGAAGAAGGCCAAGAACATGCGCGTGACCGTGGACGGGCAGCTGCCCCCCGGCGTCACGGCGAAGGACATCATCCTCGCCATCATCGGCGAGATCGGCACCGCCGGCGGCACCGGCCACGTGATCGAGTACGCGGGCGAGGCCATCCGCTCCCTCTCCATGGAGGGCCGGATGACCGTGTGCAACATGTCCATCGAGGGCGGCGCCCGCGCCGGCATGGTCGCACCCGACGAGAAGACCTACGCCTACCTGAAGGACCGTCCCAAGGCGCCGAAGGGCGAGGCCTGGGACGCGGCCCTGCGCTACTGGGACACCCTGCGCTCGGACGAGGGCGCGTTCTTCGACGCGGAGATCCACCTCGACGCGGCCAACCTGCCGCCCATCGTGACCTGGGGCACGAGCCCCGAGGACGTGGTCTCGATCACCGGCGCCGTGCCGAACCCGGACGAGATCCAGGACGAGAACAAGCGCCTCTCCAAGTGGCGGGCCCTCGAATACATGGGCCTCAAGCCGGGGCAGAAGATCACCGACATCGCCCTGGACCGGGTCTTCATCGGCTCCTGCACCAACGGCCGCATCGAGGACCTGCGGGCGGTGGCGAAGATCGTCGAGGGCAGGAAGGTGCACGAGGCGGTCAACGCCATGATCGTGCCCGGCTCGGGCATCGTGAAGATGCAGGCGGAGGCGGAAGGGCTCGACCGGATCTTCAAGGCCGCCGGCTTCGAATGGCGCGAGCCCGGCTGCTCCATGTGCCTCGCCATGAACGCGGACCGCCTCGCCCCGCACGAGCGCTGCGCCTCCACCTCGAACCGCAACTTCGAGGGCCGCCAGGGCTTCAAGGGCCGCACCCACCTCGTCTCCCCCGCCATGGCGGCGGCGGCGGCGATCGCGGGGCGGTTCGTGGACATCCGCACCTGGGCCTGA
- a CDS encoding metallopeptidase family protein, which produces MTNPLASLQAPSIADLEILAQEAFARLPREFRRLCDGVVIRVEDFPDDETLQEMGCESPFDLLGLFRGVGLAQAGAVMETGQFPNMVWLYRRPILDYWAEHEESLGDLVTHVLVHEIGHHFGLSDEDMEAIEAAAG; this is translated from the coding sequence ATGACGAACCCCCTCGCTTCCCTCCAGGCGCCGAGCATCGCCGATCTCGAGATCCTCGCGCAGGAGGCCTTCGCGCGCCTGCCGCGGGAGTTCCGCCGGCTCTGCGACGGGGTGGTGATCCGGGTCGAGGACTTTCCCGACGACGAGACCCTGCAGGAGATGGGCTGCGAGAGCCCCTTCGACCTGCTCGGCCTGTTCCGCGGCGTCGGGCTCGCGCAGGCGGGCGCCGTCATGGAGACGGGCCAGTTCCCCAACATGGTCTGGCTCTACCGCCGCCCGATCCTCGACTACTGGGCCGAGCACGAGGAGAGCCTGGGCGATCTCGTCACCCACGTGCTGGTGCACGAGATCGGGCACCATTTCGGCCTCTCGGACGAAGACATGGAGGCCATCGAGGCGGCCGCCGGATGA
- a CDS encoding YdcF family protein has product MDADDVSLAQAAACLNGIAAYLALDDLAGSDPAAMPVDCVILAGNSVLATAEGAFRAAGGRARPLLVLSGGIGHSTELLWQAVAAHDTYRAVPAHGRPEAAILADIARTFWGIDPSRILVEDASAHCGENAAFSRQILERSGHVPRSVLLVQDPTMQRRTDATFRHVWRDMAGVAFLNWPTFVPRVMPAGNVLVFADPGIAGLWPMDRFVTLVMGEIPRLRNDAGGYGPNGRGFIAPVEIPARIEAAYAALKEGFGRDFGARAVPQGRPAPERGVGAVRR; this is encoded by the coding sequence ATGGATGCCGACGACGTGTCTCTGGCGCAGGCTGCCGCCTGCCTGAACGGGATTGCCGCCTACCTCGCCCTCGACGACCTCGCCGGGAGCGATCCCGCCGCCATGCCCGTGGATTGCGTGATCCTCGCCGGAAACAGCGTGCTGGCGACGGCCGAGGGCGCCTTCCGGGCGGCGGGGGGCAGGGCCCGCCCGCTCCTCGTCCTTTCCGGCGGGATCGGCCATTCCACCGAGCTCCTGTGGCAGGCCGTCGCCGCGCACGACACCTATCGCGCGGTCCCCGCCCACGGGCGGCCGGAGGCTGCGATCCTCGCCGACATCGCCCGGACGTTCTGGGGCATCGACCCGTCCCGCATCCTCGTCGAGGACGCCTCCGCCCATTGCGGCGAGAACGCCGCCTTCTCGCGCCAGATCCTGGAGCGGTCGGGCCACGTGCCGCGTTCCGTCCTCCTGGTGCAGGATCCGACCATGCAGAGGCGCACGGACGCCACCTTCCGCCATGTCTGGCGGGACATGGCCGGCGTAGCGTTCCTCAACTGGCCGACCTTCGTGCCAAGGGTGATGCCGGCCGGGAACGTTCTCGTCTTCGCCGACCCCGGCATCGCCGGGCTCTGGCCGATGGACCGGTTCGTCACCCTCGTCATGGGCGAAATCCCCCGGCTGCGGAACGACGCCGGGGGCTACGGCCCGAACGGGCGGGGCTTCATCGCGCCCGTCGAGATTCCCGCCCGGATCGAGGCCGCCTATGCGGCCCTGAAGGAGGGCTTCGGGCGCGATTTCGGCGCCCGCGCCGTCCCGCAGGGCCGCCCTGCTCCGGAGCGGGGTGTCGGCGCCGTCAGGCGGTGA
- a CDS encoding amylo-alpha-1,6-glucosidase — MDLRVEAPEPATGPVIGQFAVASQSSLQERRPRVLKHGDTFAVFDRSGDLLSGEGSPDGLFHRDTRYLSHLDLLVDGARPILLSSSPRDDNSMLTCDLTNPDLHDGTGRLVLEHDLVHVRRSKFLWNGTCFERLLVRNFDDRPRRLSVALRFEADFADLFEVRGTRRRQRGSFHPAEVGTDTVVLSYTGLDGRRRSTILRFDPAPARLEAGGALFDIDVAPGGRSVIFMEVRCDDGLPPEGAETQAAPRPLRDRFLSSMVEARRALRRSSSKAAAVETSNDIFNEAVRRCVADLYMLVTDTPQGPYPYAGTPWFSAAFGRDALITAYMALWADPSLARGVLRFLAANQAKEENRAADAEPGKILHEVRYGEMAELGEVPFRRYYGSVDATPLFVLLAGAYLERTGDVATLHGLWPHMEAALRWIDAYGDRDGDGFVEYGRRTEEGLLNQGWKDSHDSIFHADGAMARGPIALCEVQAYVYAAKRAAAAVAARLGLPDRARALESEAESLKERFDRAFWCEDLGTYGLALDGGKRLCRVRSSNAGHALFTGIALPERAARLAETLMDRTSFSGWGVRTVAATEARYNPMSYHNGSVWPHDNALIALGLARYGFKREAARIFDGLFRASIYIDLRRLPELFCGFPRRRGEGPTFYPVACAPQAWAAASPLSLIQACLGLDFDPATRTIRLDRPVLPDFLDEIVLRNLAVEEGRLDLAVRRAGGEVAPHVLRRTGDVRVEITA, encoded by the coding sequence ATGGACCTTCGCGTCGAAGCGCCGGAACCGGCGACGGGACCCGTCATCGGGCAGTTCGCCGTCGCCTCCCAGTCCTCCCTGCAGGAGCGGCGTCCGCGCGTCCTCAAGCACGGCGACACCTTCGCCGTGTTCGACCGCAGCGGCGACCTTCTCTCGGGCGAGGGCAGCCCGGACGGACTGTTCCATCGCGACACGCGCTATCTCTCGCATCTCGACCTCCTGGTCGACGGCGCGCGCCCGATCCTGCTGTCGTCCTCCCCGCGGGACGACAACAGCATGCTCACCTGCGACCTGACCAACCCCGACCTCCACGACGGGACGGGACGGCTCGTGCTCGAGCACGACCTCGTCCATGTCAGGCGCTCGAAGTTCCTCTGGAACGGGACCTGCTTCGAGCGACTGCTGGTGCGCAACTTCGACGACCGGCCCCGGCGCCTTTCCGTCGCGCTGCGCTTCGAGGCCGATTTCGCCGACCTCTTCGAGGTGCGCGGGACGCGGCGCCGGCAGAGGGGTTCCTTCCACCCCGCCGAGGTCGGGACGGACACGGTGGTCCTCTCCTACACGGGCCTCGACGGGCGCAGGCGGAGCACGATCCTGCGGTTCGACCCCGCTCCCGCCCGGCTCGAGGCGGGAGGCGCCCTCTTCGACATCGACGTCGCGCCGGGCGGCCGCTCCGTGATCTTCATGGAGGTCCGCTGCGACGACGGTCTGCCGCCGGAGGGCGCGGAGACGCAGGCGGCCCCGCGCCCCCTGCGCGACCGCTTCCTGTCCTCCATGGTCGAGGCGCGCCGGGCGCTGCGCCGCTCGTCCTCCAAGGCCGCGGCCGTCGAGACCTCGAACGACATCTTCAACGAGGCCGTGAGGCGCTGCGTCGCCGACCTGTACATGCTGGTGACGGACACGCCGCAGGGCCCCTACCCCTATGCGGGAACCCCCTGGTTCAGCGCCGCCTTCGGGCGCGACGCCCTGATCACCGCCTACATGGCGCTCTGGGCCGACCCGAGCCTCGCCCGCGGCGTCCTGCGGTTCCTGGCGGCCAACCAGGCGAAGGAGGAGAACCGGGCGGCCGACGCGGAGCCGGGCAAGATCCTCCACGAGGTGCGCTACGGCGAGATGGCGGAGCTCGGCGAGGTGCCGTTCCGGCGCTACTACGGCAGCGTCGACGCGACCCCCCTCTTCGTCCTCCTGGCCGGCGCCTACCTGGAACGCACGGGGGACGTGGCGACCCTGCACGGGCTCTGGCCGCACATGGAGGCCGCCCTGCGCTGGATCGACGCCTATGGCGACCGGGACGGCGACGGCTTCGTCGAGTACGGGCGGCGGACGGAGGAGGGCCTCCTCAACCAGGGCTGGAAGGACAGCCACGATTCCATCTTCCACGCCGACGGGGCGATGGCCCGCGGGCCGATCGCCCTGTGCGAGGTGCAGGCCTATGTTTATGCCGCAAAGCGCGCCGCCGCCGCCGTCGCCGCCCGGCTCGGCCTTCCGGACCGCGCGCGGGCCCTCGAGAGCGAGGCGGAGAGCCTCAAGGAGCGGTTCGACCGCGCCTTCTGGTGCGAGGACCTTGGCACCTACGGCCTCGCCCTCGACGGCGGGAAGCGCCTGTGCCGGGTGCGCTCCTCGAATGCGGGCCACGCCCTGTTCACCGGCATCGCGCTGCCGGAGCGCGCGGCGCGGCTCGCCGAGACCCTGATGGACCGCACGTCGTTCTCGGGGTGGGGCGTGAGGACCGTCGCGGCGACGGAGGCGCGCTACAACCCGATGTCCTACCACAACGGCTCGGTCTGGCCGCACGACAACGCCCTCATCGCCCTGGGCCTCGCCCGCTACGGCTTCAAGCGGGAGGCGGCGCGCATCTTCGACGGCCTGTTCCGCGCCTCCATCTACATCGACCTGCGGCGTCTGCCAGAACTGTTCTGCGGCTTCCCGCGCCGGCGCGGCGAGGGGCCGACCTTCTATCCCGTGGCGTGCGCGCCGCAGGCCTGGGCGGCGGCCTCTCCGTTGAGCCTGATCCAGGCCTGCCTCGGGCTCGACTTCGACCCGGCCACGCGGACGATCCGGCTGGACCGCCCGGTGCTGCCGGACTTCCTCGACGAGATCGTGCTGCGCAACCTCGCGGTGGAGGAAGGCCGCCTCGACCTCGCGGTGCGCCGCGCGGGCGGCGAGGTGGCGCCCCACGTCCTGCGCCGGACCGGCGACGTCCGGGTCGAGATCACCGCCTGA
- a CDS encoding glycosyltransferase family 4 protein: protein MKIAQVAPLYERVPPKLYGGTERIVSYLTEELVRQGHDVTLFASGDSITQAELVPCCDLALRLNPAVKDPLPYHVMMLELVRQRAREFDVIHFHIDLLHFPLVREFADRTLTTTHGRLDLVDLAPFYRMFPDIPLVSISQDQRTPLPDANWIGTVHHGLPSDLLPFHPTTSGGYLAFLGRISPEKRPDRAIRIAAESGMPLRMAAKVDKADQAYWDEVIKPMVDAHPNVEFVGEIGEHEKGDFLGNADALLFPVDWPEPFGLVMIEAMACGTPVIAFRRGSVPEVIEQGVSGFIVDSVEEAVAAVETLHALDRTEVRRCFERRFTVERMTKDYLDLYRSLPGVRLDAAHLRRASGRTTPLQAVV, encoded by the coding sequence ATGAAGATTGCCCAGGTGGCTCCCCTCTACGAACGCGTTCCGCCCAAGCTCTACGGGGGGACGGAACGGATCGTCTCCTATCTCACCGAGGAGCTGGTCCGGCAGGGCCACGACGTCACGCTCTTCGCATCGGGCGACTCGATCACCCAGGCCGAGCTCGTGCCGTGCTGCGATCTGGCGCTGCGCCTCAACCCCGCCGTCAAGGACCCGCTGCCCTACCACGTCATGATGCTGGAGCTCGTCAGGCAGCGGGCCCGCGAGTTCGACGTCATCCACTTCCACATCGACCTGCTGCACTTCCCCCTCGTCCGCGAATTCGCGGACCGGACCCTCACCACGACCCACGGCCGCCTGGACCTCGTCGACCTCGCGCCGTTCTACCGGATGTTCCCCGACATCCCCCTCGTCTCCATCTCCCAGGACCAGCGGACGCCGCTGCCGGATGCGAACTGGATCGGAACCGTCCACCACGGCCTGCCGAGCGACCTGCTTCCCTTCCACCCGACCACGAGCGGCGGCTATCTCGCCTTCCTCGGGCGGATCTCCCCCGAGAAGCGCCCCGACCGCGCGATCCGGATCGCCGCCGAGAGCGGGATGCCGCTGCGCATGGCGGCCAAGGTCGACAAGGCCGACCAGGCCTACTGGGACGAGGTCATCAAGCCGATGGTGGACGCGCATCCGAACGTCGAGTTCGTCGGCGAGATCGGCGAGCACGAGAAGGGCGACTTCCTCGGCAACGCGGACGCGCTGCTCTTCCCCGTGGACTGGCCCGAACCCTTCGGTCTCGTGATGATCGAGGCGATGGCCTGCGGCACCCCGGTGATCGCCTTCCGCCGCGGATCGGTGCCGGAGGTGATCGAGCAGGGCGTGTCCGGCTTCATCGTCGATTCCGTCGAGGAGGCCGTGGCGGCGGTCGAGACGCTCCACGCCCTGGACCGGACGGAGGTGCGGCGCTGCTTCGAGCGGCGCTTCACGGTGGAGCGGATGACGAAAGACTATCTCGATCTCTACCGGAGCCTGCCCGGCGTGCGCCTCGATGCGGCCCATCTGCGACGGGCCAGCGGCAGGACGACGCCCCTCCAGGCGGTGGTCTGA
- a CDS encoding Hsp20 family protein, translating into MRTTFDLSPLYRSTIGFDRLFDMLDQVSRVEPMTNWPPYNIEKTGEDEYRISMAVAGFTRDEIELVQQESTLTVTGQKRAEPEGVQVLHRGIATRAFKQSFSLADHVKVTGADLDNGLLTIALKREVPEELKPRRIEIATGSAAKALAQDNQPPQIGHGSQAKEAA; encoded by the coding sequence ATGAGAACGACTTTCGATCTCTCTCCCCTCTATCGCTCGACCATCGGCTTCGACCGCCTGTTCGACATGCTCGACCAGGTGTCCCGCGTCGAGCCGATGACCAATTGGCCGCCCTACAACATCGAGAAGACGGGCGAGGACGAATACCGCATCAGCATGGCCGTCGCCGGCTTCACGCGGGACGAGATCGAGCTCGTCCAGCAGGAGAGCACGCTGACCGTGACCGGCCAGAAGCGTGCCGAGCCGGAAGGCGTGCAGGTGCTGCATCGCGGCATCGCGACCCGCGCCTTCAAGCAGTCCTTCAGCCTGGCCGACCACGTGAAGGTCACGGGGGCCGATCTCGACAACGGGCTGCTCACGATCGCGCTGAAGCGCGAGGTGCCGGAGGAGCTCAAGCCGCGCCGGATCGAAATCGCCACCGGCTCCGCGGCGAAGGCCCTCGCCCAGGACAACCAGCCCCCGCAGATCGGGCACGGCTCGCAGGCGAAGGAGGCCGCGTAA
- a CDS encoding SPW repeat protein yields the protein MIGLKHSSELTAANVLGAVLGALLIVSPWLLGFSGEATALWSACVTGLLIGIAALAALVDLREWESWTALVLGLWAAAAPWVLGFSGVSAAMGVHVLVGLAVAALAAFELWMLRGREKNLAS from the coding sequence ATGATCGGCCTGAAACATTCGAGCGAACTCACCGCGGCGAACGTGCTCGGCGCCGTCCTCGGCGCGCTGCTGATCGTCTCGCCGTGGCTTCTCGGCTTCTCGGGAGAGGCAACGGCGCTCTGGAGCGCGTGCGTGACCGGGCTCCTCATCGGCATCGCGGCCCTGGCGGCGCTCGTCGACCTGCGTGAATGGGAAAGCTGGACCGCACTGGTCCTCGGGCTCTGGGCCGCCGCGGCCCCCTGGGTGCTGGGCTTCTCGGGCGTGAGCGCCGCGATGGGCGTTCATGTCCTCGTCGGCCTCGCCGTCGCGGCTCTCGCCGCCTTCGAGCTGTGGATGCTGCGCGGCCGGGAGAAGAACCTCGCATCCTGA
- a CDS encoding disulfide bond formation protein B, with the protein MLTPRRSLVLNALGLYAVAFVLLAAFALQVLLGELPCPLCLLQRVAFAALAVGPVLNIRFGPRPSHYALSLLAALFGAGVAARQILLHIAPGDPGYGSAVFGLHYYTWAFLCFAAAIAAVAALLLSERQFPAPGEAPPRPGPFERAAVLLVIAVTLANVAGTFVECGAGVCPDNPVSYRLLP; encoded by the coding sequence ATGCTGACGCCGCGCCGCTCCCTGGTCCTCAACGCGCTCGGACTCTATGCCGTCGCGTTCGTGCTGCTCGCCGCCTTCGCGCTGCAGGTCCTGCTCGGGGAGCTGCCCTGCCCCCTGTGCCTGCTGCAGCGGGTGGCCTTCGCGGCGCTCGCGGTCGGGCCGGTCCTCAACATCCGCTTCGGCCCGAGGCCGAGCCATTACGCCCTCTCGCTCCTCGCCGCCCTGTTCGGCGCGGGCGTCGCCGCGCGGCAGATCCTGCTCCACATCGCACCGGGCGACCCGGGATACGGCTCCGCCGTGTTCGGGCTGCACTACTACACCTGGGCCTTCCTGTGCTTCGCGGCCGCCATCGCCGCGGTAGCGGCCCTGCTCCTGTCGGAGCGGCAGTTCCCGGCGCCGGGCGAGGCGCCGCCGCGGCCGGGCCCGTTCGAGAGGGCCGCCGTTCTCCTCGTCATCGCCGTGACCCTCGCGAACGTGGCGGGCACCTTCGTCGAGTGCGGGGCGGGCGTGTGTCCCGACAATCCGGTGAGCTACCGCCTGCTGCCGTGA
- a CDS encoding DUF5993 family protein, whose product MDQTFLFLLFAGAMIAGWTGRRGLALALFAAGLVAGIADYGHHATDALPLSF is encoded by the coding sequence ATGGACCAGACCTTTCTCTTTCTGCTGTTTGCGGGCGCGATGATCGCCGGCTGGACCGGCCGCCGGGGGCTCGCCCTCGCCCTCTTCGCCGCGGGCCTCGTCGCAGGCATCGCCGATTACGGGCACCACGCCACCGACGCCCTTCCCCTCTCCTTCTAG
- the leuD gene encoding 3-isopropylmalate dehydratase small subunit produces MDKFTVLESVAAPLRIVNVDTDMIIPKQYLKTIKRTGLGKGLFSEMRYREDGSENPDFVLNKPAYRNAKILIAGDNFGCGSSREHAPWALLDFGIRCVISTSFADIFYNNCFQNGILPITVSPEDLEKLFDDAERGANATITVDLENQEIRGPDGGTVRFDIDPFRKHCLLNGLDGIGLTMEKAASIDTYEKKLSQRAWA; encoded by the coding sequence ATGGACAAGTTCACTGTGCTGGAAAGCGTCGCGGCGCCGCTGCGGATCGTCAATGTCGACACCGACATGATCATCCCCAAGCAGTATCTGAAGACCATCAAGCGCACGGGTCTCGGCAAGGGCCTCTTCTCCGAGATGCGCTACCGCGAGGACGGCTCGGAGAACCCGGACTTTGTCCTCAACAAGCCCGCCTACCGCAACGCCAAGATCCTGATCGCCGGCGACAATTTCGGCTGCGGCTCGTCCCGCGAGCACGCGCCCTGGGCGCTGCTCGATTTCGGCATCCGCTGCGTCATCTCCACGAGCTTCGCGGACATCTTCTACAACAACTGCTTCCAGAACGGCATCCTGCCGATCACGGTGAGCCCCGAGGACCTGGAGAAGCTCTTCGACGACGCGGAGCGCGGCGCCAACGCCACGATCACGGTCGACCTCGAGAACCAGGAGATCCGCGGGCCGGACGGCGGCACGGTGCGCTTCGACATCGACCCGTTCCGCAAGCACTGCCTGCTCAACGGCCTCGACGGCATCGGCCTGACCATGGAGAAGGCCGCCAGCATCGACACCTACGAGAAGAAGCTCAGCCAGCGCGCCTGGGCCTGA